One genomic segment of Flavobacteriaceae bacterium includes these proteins:
- the nusG gene encoding transcription termination/antitermination factor NusG yields MDDVMMKWYVVRAIGGQESKVKSYIETEIGRLGLSDYVNQVLVPTEKVIQVRNGKKINKEKVYFPGYIMIEANLSGEVPHVIRSTTGVIGFLGETKGGDPVPMRKSEVNRMLGKVDELAVQDENIVIPYTVGETVKVIDGPFNGFDGTIEKVNEEKRKLEVMVKIFGRRTPLELSYMQVNKI; encoded by the coding sequence ATGGATGATGTAATGATGAAATGGTACGTTGTAAGAGCGATCGGAGGACAGGAAAGTAAAGTAAAATCTTATATAGAAACTGAAATCGGCCGTTTGGGCCTTTCGGATTATGTAAATCAGGTGTTAGTTCCTACCGAAAAAGTTATTCAGGTAAGAAATGGAAAAAAGATCAATAAAGAAAAAGTCTACTTTCCGGGATATATTATGATAGAAGCAAACCTGTCCGGAGAGGTTCCTCACGTTATCAGGTCAACTACCGGGGTGATTGGATTCTTAGGAGAAACAAAAGGAGGAGACCCTGTTCCAATGCGTAAGTCAGAAGTTAACAGAATGCTTGGTAAAGTGGACGAGCTTGCCGTTCAGGATGAAAATATAGTAATACCTTATACGGTAGGTGAGACTGTAAAAGTTATAGACGGGCCATTTAACGGTTTTGACGGAACCATAGAGAAAGTAAATGAAGAAAAGAGAAAATTAGAAGTTATGGTAAAGATATTTGGGCGTAGAACCCCGTTAGAATTGAGCTATATGCAAGTAAATAAAATATAA
- the secE gene encoding preprotein translocase subunit SecE: MGFIQYIKDSFEELNNHMTWISKESAQKTTVAVAVFTILFALGVAAIDKVFQMGLDNFFQLF; encoded by the coding sequence ATGGGATTTATACAATATATCAAGGATTCTTTCGAAGAACTAAACAATCACATGACTTGGATTTCCAAGGAAAGCGCCCAGAAAACTACGGTTGCGGTGGCAGTTTTCACCATACTATTTGCATTAGGTGTTGCTGCTATTGATAAGGTTTTTCAAATGGGATTAGATAATTTTTTTCAATTATTTTAG
- the tuf gene encoding elongation factor Tu: MAKANFDRSKPHLNIGTIGHVDHGKTTLTAAITKVLADSGLSEAKDFDQIDNAPEEKERGITINTSHVEYQTANRHYAHVDCPGHADYVKNMVTGAAQMDGAILVVAATDGPMPQTREHILLGRQVGIPRIVVFMNKVDMVDDDELLELVEMEIRDLLSFYEYDGDNGPVIAGSALGALNGEQKWVDSVTELMEAVDSWIEEPLREVDKDFLMPIEDVFSITGRGTVATGRIETGIANTGDPVEIIGMGAEKLTSTITGIEMFRQILDRGEAGDNAGILLRGIEKADIKRGMVICKPGSVTPHAKFKAEVYVLKKEEGGRHTPFHNNYRPQFYVRTTDVTGNINLPDGVEMVMPGDNLTITVDLIQPIALNLGLRFAIREGGRTVGAGQVTEILD, from the coding sequence ATGGCAAAAGCAAATTTTGACCGTTCGAAACCACACTTAAATATAGGTACAATCGGACACGTAGATCACGGAAAGACTACATTAACTGCAGCTATTACCAAAGTATTGGCAGATTCGGGTTTGTCTGAAGCTAAAGATTTCGATCAAATCGATAATGCTCCGGAAGAAAAAGAAAGAGGTATTACCATCAATACTTCTCATGTAGAGTATCAGACAGCAAACCGTCATTATGCACACGTTGACTGTCCGGGTCACGCAGATTATGTGAAAAACATGGTAACAGGTGCCGCTCAAATGGACGGAGCAATTTTAGTTGTTGCTGCTACGGATGGCCCGATGCCTCAAACTCGCGAACATATCTTATTAGGACGCCAGGTAGGTATTCCTAGAATAGTAGTATTTATGAATAAAGTAGATATGGTTGATGATGATGAGTTACTGGAATTGGTAGAGATGGAGATTAGAGATTTACTTTCTTTCTATGAATATGACGGAGATAATGGCCCTGTGATTGCCGGTTCTGCTTTAGGAGCCTTAAATGGTGAACAAAAATGGGTAGATAGTGTAACAGAGTTAATGGAAGCTGTTGACAGCTGGATTGAAGAACCCTTAAGAGAAGTTGATAAAGATTTCTTAATGCCAATTGAAGATGTATTTTCTATTACAGGTCGTGGTACTGTAGCAACAGGTAGAATTGAAACCGGTATTGCCAATACAGGAGACCCGGTGGAAATTATTGGTATGGGAGCTGAGAAGTTGACCTCTACCATTACAGGTATCGAGATGTTTCGCCAAATATTAGACAGAGGTGAAGCAGGAGATAATGCGGGAATCTTATTAAGAGGTATAGAAAAAGCCGATATCAAAAGAGGTATGGTCATCTGTAAGCCAGGTTCCGTAACTCCACATGCCAAGTTCAAGGCAGAAGTATATGTCCTTAAAAAAGAAGAAGGCGGAAGGCATACACCATTTCATAATAACTACCGTCCACAGTTTTACGTACGTACTACTGATGTAACAGGAAATATTAATTTACCTGATGGTGTAGAAATGGTAATGCCCGGAGATAATTTGACCATTACCGTTGATTTAATTCAACCGATTGCATTAAACTTAGGTTTGCGTTTTGCAATTCGTGAAGGTGGTAGAACAGTAGGTGCAGGTCAGGTAACTGAGATTTTAGATTAG
- the raiA gene encoding ribosome-associated translation inhibitor RaiA, which translates to MKVYTQSINFNASSDLLTFIEKKVGTLVRFHDKIIDVEVFLKVENTSDKENKIIEIKINIPGSELMVKKQTKSFEEGVSLGVESLKRQLKKSKEKTRGAIAI; encoded by the coding sequence ATGAAAGTATATACCCAATCAATTAACTTTAATGCATCATCGGATTTACTAACATTTATCGAAAAGAAAGTAGGAACGCTCGTTAGGTTCCACGATAAAATTATAGATGTGGAAGTTTTTCTGAAAGTAGAAAATACAAGTGATAAAGAAAATAAGATTATAGAGATTAAAATTAATATACCCGGAAGTGAACTGATGGTAAAAAAACAAACAAAATCTTTTGAAGAAGGAGTTAGTTTAGGCGTAGAATCTCTGAAAAGACAATTGAAAAAATCCAAAGAAAAAACAAGAGGTGCAATAGCAATATGA
- a CDS encoding tyrosine-type recombinase/integrase — translation MIQPFLNYLALEKKYARNTILAYHSDLLTFKDFCEIEFDQQDLKDIQYHQIRSWIVHLAINHISNNSINRKMSALRSYYHFLQKTKQIKINPMLHHKALKTKKKVQVPFSTKEINDVLDFFEGDTFIDLRNKLIIELLYSMGIRRTELITIKTNAVYFDDRTIKIIGKRNKERYIPLITPVYETLNRYIKAREEINTNETHLFITEKGNKIYETLVYRIINEYFSKVSSKVKKSPHILRHSFATHLLNEGADLNSVKELLGHSSLASTQVYIYNSLDKIKKVYNQAHPRSNKKNYL, via the coding sequence ATGATTCAACCTTTCTTAAACTATTTAGCTCTTGAAAAAAAATATGCTCGAAATACGATTTTGGCTTATCACAGTGACCTTCTGACTTTTAAAGACTTTTGTGAAATTGAATTTGATCAGCAGGATTTAAAAGATATACAATATCATCAGATTCGTAGCTGGATCGTTCATTTGGCAATTAACCATATTTCCAACAATAGCATTAATAGAAAAATGAGTGCATTAAGATCGTACTATCATTTTCTACAGAAAACGAAACAAATAAAAATCAACCCAATGTTACATCACAAAGCTTTAAAAACAAAAAAGAAAGTTCAGGTTCCGTTTTCAACAAAAGAGATCAACGATGTTCTTGACTTTTTTGAAGGAGATACTTTTATTGATCTCCGCAACAAGCTCATAATAGAATTATTGTATTCTATGGGAATCCGCAGAACAGAGCTCATAACAATAAAAACAAATGCTGTTTATTTTGACGATAGAACCATTAAGATAATAGGGAAAAGAAATAAAGAAAGATATATCCCTTTAATAACCCCTGTATATGAAACATTAAACAGGTATATCAAAGCAAGAGAGGAAATAAATACAAATGAAACACATCTGTTTATTACTGAAAAAGGAAATAAAATATACGAAACACTTGTTTATAGAATAATAAATGAGTACTTTAGTAAAGTTTCTTCTAAGGTAAAAAAGAGCCCTCATATTCTGCGGCATTCTTTTGCCACACATTTACTAAATGAAGGAGCAGATTTAAACTCGGTTAAAGAATTACTAGGGCATTCAAGTTTGGCCTCCACCCAAGTCTACATCTATAATAGCTTGGATAAAATTAAAAAAGTGTATAATCAGGCTCACCCTAGGAGCAATAAAAAAAACTACTTATGA
- a CDS encoding 30S ribosomal protein S21 — protein sequence MLIIPVKEGENIDRALKRFKRKFDRTKTMKNLRDRKHYTKPSVAKRAQKIKASYVQRLKTQEEVG from the coding sequence ATGTTAATTATTCCGGTTAAAGAAGGAGAAAATATTGATAGAGCTCTAAAGCGTTTTAAAAGAAAATTTGATCGTACAAAGACAATGAAAAATCTACGTGACAGAAAACATTACACAAAACCATCTGTTGCCAAAAGAGCTCAAAAAATTAAAGCCTCTTATGTTCAGAGATTAAAAACTCAGGAAGAAGTCGGTTAA
- a CDS encoding transposase, producing MYKNDGYVRRYSESFKLKVLAELTKGNHSKRQIALTYGIQSSTINVWIKKYDRKDLMNTRVTVQTDDELSRIKALQKELKQLKDLLIKKDLDKLVNDSYLEVAAENLGYKNVEELKKNLNIKP from the coding sequence ATGTATAAAAATGATGGATATGTAAGACGTTATAGTGAGAGTTTTAAACTCAAAGTATTAGCAGAACTTACCAAAGGAAACCATTCCAAAAGACAAATTGCCTTAACTTACGGCATACAATCTAGTACGATAAACGTATGGATTAAAAAATATGACCGTAAAGATTTAATGAACACCCGTGTAACCGTGCAAACAGACGACGAATTATCCCGTATTAAAGCCCTTCAAAAAGAGCTAAAACAACTCAAAGATCTTCTTATTAAAAAGGATCTAGATAAACTTGTGAATGATAGTTATCTTGAAGTAGCTGCTGAAAATCTTGGCTATAAAAATGTTGAAGAATTAAAAAAAAACTTAAACATAAAGCCTTAA
- a CDS encoding IS3 family transposase: MKIAPINRKKRRYAIATICNAFELKRDAYYKYQKRFVLKKQIEQNVIMLVKKSRKTLPREGTRKLMKSLHNDFRKQNINIGRDQLFRILKENNLLIRRKKYSSKTTNSYHRFYKYKNIIKDLIINRPNQVWASDITYIRTINGFCYLALITDMYSRKIVGYDISDSLELKGCVRALNKAIYQTKNTEEIIHHSDRGIQYCSNVYTQILKRKKIQISMTQENHCYENAMAERVNGILKDEFFLDQTFTNINHAKKATKNAIKLYNNKRLHLSLDYKTPNYVHKNVA, translated from the coding sequence ATGAAAATAGCACCGATTAATAGAAAAAAAAGAAGGTACGCCATCGCTACTATTTGTAATGCTTTCGAGTTAAAAAGAGATGCTTATTACAAATATCAAAAAAGGTTTGTTCTTAAAAAACAAATAGAACAAAATGTAATAATGCTTGTTAAAAAAAGCAGGAAAACATTACCCAGAGAAGGTACTAGAAAGCTAATGAAATCCTTACATAATGATTTTAGGAAACAGAATATAAATATAGGTAGAGACCAGTTATTTAGAATCTTAAAAGAAAATAATTTGTTAATTAGAAGGAAAAAATATTCTTCTAAAACAACCAACTCTTACCATCGTTTTTATAAATATAAAAATATCATAAAAGACCTGATCATTAATAGACCTAACCAAGTTTGGGCTTCGGATATTACCTATATAAGAACTATAAATGGATTTTGTTATTTAGCACTTATTACTGATATGTATTCAAGAAAAATAGTAGGCTATGATATTAGTGATAGTTTAGAACTTAAAGGCTGTGTTAGAGCTTTAAATAAAGCTATTTATCAAACTAAAAATACCGAAGAAATCATACATCATTCTGATAGAGGAATACAATATTGTAGCAATGTTTATACTCAAATTTTGAAAAGAAAAAAGATACAAATCAGTATGACCCAAGAAAATCATTGCTACGAAAACGCAATGGCCGAAAGAGTTAACGGAATTTTAAAAGATGAATTCTTCCTCGACCAAACATTTACAAATATCAATCACGCCAAAAAAGCAACAAAAAATGCAATCAAATTATATAATAATAAAAGATTACATTTATCTTTAGATTATAAAACACCTAATTACGTGCACAAAAATGTAGCATAA
- a CDS encoding FtsX-like permease family protein has protein sequence MHRSLTLTLSLTILIVAGFGIYNIMNMTVNEKIKEIAILKAMGFNGSDVIEIFLTQSVAIGLIGGFLGLFLGNGIVQILDIVPFKIATHSTLPVVYNIKDYILAFGIIIGLV, from the coding sequence CTGCACAGGTCTCTAACCCTGACGCTTTCGCTTACTATATTAATTGTGGCAGGATTTGGTATTTACAATATTATGAATATGACGGTAAATGAAAAAATAAAAGAAATAGCCATATTAAAAGCTATGGGGTTTAATGGAAGCGATGTTATTGAAATATTTTTAACACAATCAGTAGCTATTGGTCTTATTGGTGGTTTTTTGGGATTGTTTTTAGGAAATGGTATTGTGCAAATACTAGATATTGTACCTTTTAAAATTGCCACACATTCAACATTACCTGTAGTGTACAATATAAAAGATTATATACTAGCTTTTGGTATAATTATCGGTCTAGTATAA